The genomic stretch GAGGGCACGAGCAAGTACGTCCGGTGGTGCCCCGGGCCCGGGTGCACCCTCGCCGTCCGGTCCGAGTCCGGCTCCCGGCTGTACGAGGTGACGTGCAAGTGCAAGCACGTCTTCTGCTtccggtgcggcgaggacgcgCACCGGCCGGCGTCGTGCGAGACGACGCGCGCGTGGGTGGACAAGTGCAGGTCCGACGGGGAGACCTCCAGCTGGGTGCTGGCCAACACGAAGCACTGCCCCGAGTGCCGGCGCGCGATCGAGAAGAACCAGGGGTGCAACCACATGACGTGCGGCGCCCCCTGCTACCACCAGTTCTGCTGGCTCTGCCTCGGCTCGTGGGCGGACCACTCCGGCAACTTCTTCCACTGCAACCGCTACGCAGCGGCCAAGTCGGAGTTCACCGAGGAGAAGACGCGGGAGCGGCAGGCCAGGGCGTCGCTGGAGAGGTTCCTGCACTACTACGAGCGCTTTACGGCGCACGGCGCGTCGATGAAGAAGGCGCAGGAGGACCTGGACAACCTgcgggccgacggcggcggcctgtACCAGCTCGGCGACGCCATCGGCGTGCCGCCGACGGAACTGGACTTCCTCCTGGAGGCGTACGCGCGGATCGTCGAGGCGCGGCGGGTGCTGCGGTGGACGTACGCGCACGTGTACCACCTGGACCCGGCGCGCGACAACGTCGAGTTCTACGAGTACCTCCAGGGCGAGGCCGAGAAGTCGCTGGAGCGGCTGCACCACTGCGCCGAGGAGGAGAGGGACCTTCTGAAGAAGGATCTATACTATTACGGTGCCGCCATCCCCGCTGGGTACGCCGCCGGGAAGTACATGGAGTTCAGGGAGAAGCTCTGCCACCTCAATCTTGTGACGCGAAACCACTTTAGCACACTCGTGGAGGGGTTTGAGTCTGGCATGGCCGAGGTCGTGTCGTGACTGCGTGGCGACATAATCGTGGGAGTTAAGTGTCGCGTTGTTACTTTGTTAATTTGTGCACGTTTTTCTTGTCGGTACAAAGCAAATCTCTCTTGCCCCGAAGTCAAATCGGCCTGTTGAAGCCGGGACCGTCAGTGGGCGAGCGTTCGCTGCAACTCGCTACCAACGAATGATAGTTGGAACCAGCTAGCGACGCGCGTGCATACATATCAGCTAGCAGCGAACGTGTTTTGGCTTCCGTATTATCCTATCTAGCTTCTTTGGATTTTTGTGCGTGCGTACGAATCGTATTCCCCTCTCTAGCTTCTTGGTATTCCCCTATCTAGCTTCTTTGTTTAAATTTTTGTGTGTGCGTACTAATCAGCTAGGTAGCAACGATACTTTGAAGTTGGCCCAGAAGTAATTTTGGTTCACATTTTTTCTCCTTTCGGGATAGCGGGTGAGGAGGGTAGTACACGGGCGGGGGGATTGCTTTGACATCTATATGAAGGCAAAAGGAATATAGAGGAAAAACAATATGTTCATCCGTATAGTTAAATCAAAAATTATtatgaaaaagaaatataaaaCGTATATATGGCAACGTTAATTAGTTTAATAAAAACATAGAGTGCATGATTACTAACATTCTTTTACAACATACAACAAAAACATAATGGAAAAAAATCACTACCATGGTGCATGTACAATActaaatagaaaaaatattcTAATAAAACAGAAGTTGATTCTAATTTGTGAACGCAAACAAGAGAAGCACGTCTTGTGCATTCAAAAGAAGAACAATTGGAATCCAGTGACAACGTACAATATAGTAGGAGCAGAAGTAGCTTTTCACTGTAAATCACATGCAAAAATAACACAAAACCTCCATTACTGTCAATATATATAAATAAGAATGTATCCTACATAGAACTAAAACCCTGTATTTTCATAACATTTGAGTTACGTATACAAAACTGATGATTGGATTAGAAAAACTATTACCTAACATATCTAAAACTTCCTACATCCTAACTTTAATTCACATATTCAAAACTTCGTAATCGAATATAAAAACTTGCAATTTGCGTATACTAAACTTTCTACACATGTATCTTTCAATTTCCATATTTAGAACTTTGTACTCGGATTTCAAAAACTTTCAGATCACATGCATGATGCTTTCTACATCCCCTATATCAATTCACGAATCAAAAACTTCATATTCAACTTTCAGGGACTCTCAAACCATTT from Setaria italica strain Yugu1 chromosome II, Setaria_italica_v2.0, whole genome shotgun sequence encodes the following:
- the LOC101759422 gene encoding probable E3 ubiquitin-protein ligase ARI8, whose amino-acid sequence is MARKSKEDDYCCDADDDDYEDYNSTDEDNVCQTDSEYGGVEDDGDEKPEECEKDYDFVTEDDVRRCQDEVTAEISDRLSVPRGFAAAFLRHCRWDAERLENEWFADERRVRGAVGLAAAGGLDGDVPTALNSLPLTCAICFDIYAPGEMRSAGCSHYYCHECWRGYIRAAVGNGARCLLLRCPGPGCTVPVVRELVDAAAAGEDRARYAMFVVRSFVEEGTSKYVRWCPGPGCTLAVRSESGSRLYEVTCKCKHVFCFRCGEDAHRPASCETTRAWVDKCRSDGETSSWVLANTKHCPECRRAIEKNQGCNHMTCGAPCYHQFCWLCLGSWADHSGNFFHCNRYAAAKSEFTEEKTRERQARASLERFLHYYERFTAHGASMKKAQEDLDNLRADGGGLYQLGDAIGVPPTELDFLLEAYARIVEARRVLRWTYAHVYHLDPARDNVEFYEYLQGEAEKSLERLHHCAEEERDLLKKDLYYYGAAIPAGYAAGKYMEFREKLCHLNLVTRNHFSTLVEGFESGMAEVVS